A genomic region of Longimicrobium terrae contains the following coding sequences:
- a CDS encoding Sec-independent protein translocase subunit TatA/TatB: MPFGLGFGELVLIFGVMLLLFGAKRLPELATGMGKGIRDFKRAINGLDEQSIAGAPQQNYLQANPVAPSALADTVPATVEGEPKRL; the protein is encoded by the coding sequence ATGCCTTTCGGACTTGGTTTCGGCGAGCTGGTTCTCATCTTCGGCGTCATGCTTCTCCTGTTCGGCGCCAAGCGCCTGCCGGAGCTTGCCACGGGCATGGGCAAGGGCATCCGCGACTTCAAGCGGGCCATCAACGGGCTTGATGAGCAGTCGATCGCCGGCGCTCCGCAGCAGAACTACCTGCAGGCGAACCCGGTTGCCCCCTCCGCGCTGGCCGATACCGTTCCGGCCACGGTCGAGGGCGAGCCCAAGCGCCTGTAA
- the wrbA gene encoding NAD(P)H:quinone oxidoreductase, protein MATNVLIAYYSSYGHTATMAQSVAEGARSESGTEVRVMRIPELEEARRAMSGQEWYNKAQEAQASIPEVTHDDLRWADGIIWGMPTRYGNMPAQVKQFLDTTGALWANGELEDKATGIFTSTATIHGGQETTIITGLVPLLHLGMIFVGTPYGQNPHILTTDGIGGSPYGPGTMAGGDGSRQPEERELLTARNLGSRVAKVSARLKSLRATQEHGQQPDAPQYEGQ, encoded by the coding sequence ATGGCGACCAACGTACTGATCGCGTACTACAGCTCCTACGGACACACCGCCACCATGGCGCAGTCCGTGGCCGAGGGCGCGCGTAGCGAGAGTGGAACCGAGGTGCGCGTGATGCGCATTCCCGAACTGGAAGAAGCGCGGCGCGCCATGAGCGGCCAGGAATGGTACAACAAGGCGCAGGAGGCGCAGGCTTCCATTCCCGAGGTCACGCACGACGACCTGCGCTGGGCGGACGGCATCATCTGGGGAATGCCCACGCGCTACGGCAACATGCCCGCGCAGGTGAAGCAGTTTCTGGACACCACCGGCGCGCTCTGGGCCAACGGCGAGCTGGAAGACAAGGCGACCGGCATCTTCACCAGCACGGCGACCATTCACGGCGGGCAGGAGACCACGATCATCACCGGCCTGGTGCCGCTGCTGCATCTGGGGATGATCTTCGTGGGCACGCCGTACGGGCAGAACCCGCACATCCTTACCACGGACGGCATCGGCGGCTCGCCGTACGGCCCGGGAACGATGGCGGGCGGCGACGGCTCGCGGCAGCCGGAGGAGCGCGAACTGCTGACCGCGCGCAACCTGGGAAGCCGGGTGGCCAAGGTGTCGGCGCGGCTCAAGAGCCTGCGCGCCACGCAGGAGCATGGGCAGCAGCCGGATGCGCCGCAGTACGAGGGGCAGTAA
- a CDS encoding MarR family winged helix-turn-helix transcriptional regulator — MPDRPIPPATRLWVSLARTYRHVSRRQARALAEVGLSVPQFDVLATLVRSPECGPRMGELSDRLLVTEGNVTGLVSRLEDAGLARRGPDPADARAVRVQLTDEGRALALRAVPRVEAELDAVFEGVPEVEMRQLQRLMRRARRSEPR, encoded by the coding sequence ATGCCCGATCGCCCCATTCCGCCCGCCACCCGCCTGTGGGTTTCGCTCGCGCGCACGTACCGCCACGTGTCGCGCAGGCAGGCACGCGCGCTGGCGGAAGTGGGATTGTCGGTGCCGCAGTTCGACGTGCTGGCCACGCTGGTACGCTCGCCGGAGTGCGGGCCTCGGATGGGCGAACTGAGCGACCGGCTGCTGGTGACGGAGGGAAACGTGACCGGCCTGGTGTCGCGGCTGGAGGATGCCGGCCTGGCGCGGCGCGGCCCCGACCCCGCGGATGCGCGCGCGGTCCGCGTGCAGCTCACGGATGAGGGACGCGCCCTGGCCCTGCGCGCGGTTCCGCGGGTGGAGGCGGAGCTGGACGCCGTCTTCGAGGGCGTGCCGGAGGTGGAGATGCGGCAGCTGCAGCGGCTGATGCGAAGGGCGCGGCGCAGCGAGCCGCGGTAG
- a CDS encoding acyl-CoA thioesterase, whose product MSNTTASMENDAEALLRAEFPVVVEVPVVWAEMDYFRHVNHAVFFTYFENARIPYLQRIGFRELGEGRMVGPILQSAQARYRRPVTYPDTLVVGARTTELGEDRFTHDYRVVSRGMNDVAAVGGGVLVAYDYASGRKTALPADVRAALLDLEGGRLTP is encoded by the coding sequence ATGAGCAACACGACGGCATCCATGGAGAACGACGCGGAAGCGCTGCTGCGGGCCGAGTTTCCCGTGGTGGTGGAGGTCCCGGTGGTGTGGGCGGAGATGGACTACTTTCGCCACGTGAACCACGCGGTCTTCTTTACCTACTTTGAGAACGCGCGCATCCCGTACCTGCAGCGCATCGGGTTCCGCGAACTGGGCGAGGGGCGGATGGTGGGGCCGATTCTGCAGTCCGCGCAGGCGCGCTACCGCCGTCCCGTCACCTATCCCGACACGCTCGTCGTGGGCGCGCGGACGACGGAGCTGGGGGAAGACCGGTTCACGCACGACTACCGCGTCGTAAGCCGGGGGATGAACGACGTGGCGGCGGTCGGCGGCGGCGTGCTGGTGGCGTACGACTACGCTTCCGGCCGCAAGACGGCCCTTCCCGCCGACGTCCGTGCGGCGCTGCTCGATCTGGAAGGCGGCCGGCTGACTCCGTAG